The proteins below are encoded in one region of Synchiropus splendidus isolate RoL2022-P1 chromosome 13, RoL_Sspl_1.0, whole genome shotgun sequence:
- the st18 gene encoding suppression of tumorigenicity 18 protein isoform X5 codes for MDSDAEEQTLRTGSSQAELTASAAETYSPYGCVAGKRSAQDGVQGAPINKRKSLLMKPRHYSPSAACEEESEDLAPPRDKEEPRNTDTPADGDLGGMDGSCEALLQKWSPSCSPRCHQPEGPAPEDESLQPEADHRSPDRMSGTSSPASPYRDTRDAEWEPVSFSAKVDGSSYCSPSPASDDLSRNAVPGLLHAGALSYKLQHPEEDSEGELEAERPPRLEGWALGLHQRALEMSGGRVNMSLLEQAMALQSEQRQVLHHAYREMDRFLLEQMSHERRSQRVMDVDSGRLAGYHAGKDSPRGDKKDIKCPTPGCDGVGHVTGLYPHHRSLSGCPHKVRVPPEILALHENVLKCPTPGCTGRGHVNSNRSTHRSLSGCPIAAAVKVSKPQDESLKCRQTPERAPRALGLMKKFELNQLSYRLAPPVAALHPGLTKDMDKFSRLRFDHASFDAQVFGKQPLMGGGSEPESPQPYPGFAAPGGRLPAPGHRSPSAHFKKDHAATAAILNLSTRYRTSTEATATKDMLIEVDENGTLDLSMKKPKDGVRVQSEEPAVAKSGSALVSPAFYHPPCERDGWEGPVPFSKALALQYSEEDYEQATLEEPYHGDGGMMSARARLLLRDSKKELLSSCPTPGCDGSGHVTGNYASHRSVSGCPLADKTLKSLMAANSQELKCPTPGCDGSGHVTGNYASHRSLSGCPRARKGGLKLTPNKDEKDEQELKCPVFGCDGQGHISGKYTSHRRAGSCPLAAKRQKESSVNGLPFAWKANKQELPHCPLPGCNGLGHANNVFATHRSLSGCPLNAQSIKKKHSEEEMMTIKLKTSSGIEDKEDMQHLDHEIKELNDSNMKIESDMMQLQTQQISSMECNLRSIEEENKMMEQHNDSLLKELARLSQALINSLTDIQLPQMGPISEQNFEAYVNTLTDMYNNSEHEYSPECKVLLDNIKQAIKGIHL; via the exons ATGGATTCGGACGCTGAGGAACAAACCCTGAGGACCGGCAGCAGTCAGGCGG AGCTGACGGCCAGCGCAGCGGAAACATACAG cccATATGGGTGCGTGGCTGGTAAAAGAAGCGCTCAGGACGGGGTGCAGGGTGCCCCCATCAACAAGAGGAAGTCCCTGCTGATGAAGCCCCGCCACTACAGCCCCAGCGCGGCTTGTGAAGAGGAGAGCGAGGACCTGGCACCACCGCGGGACAAAGAGGAGCCGAGGAACACTGACACTCCAGCAG ACGGGGACTTGGGTGGAATGGACGGCAGCTGCGAGGCACTGCTGCAGAAGTGGTCACCAAGCTGCTCGCCCAGGTGCCACCAGCCTGAAGGCCCGGCGCCGGAGGACGAGAGCCTCCAGCCTGAGGCTGACCACCGCAGCCCGGACAGAATGAGCGGCACGTCCTCGCCAGCGAGTCCGTACAGAGACACGAGGGACGCCGAGTGGGAGCCCGTGTCCTTCTCAGCCAAGGTGGACGGCAGCAGCTACTGCAGCCCCTCACCAGCCTCCGACGACCTCTCCAGGAACGCCGTCCCCGGCCTTTTACACGCCGGAGCTCTGAGCTACAAGCTTCAGCATCCCGAAGAAGACAGCGAAGGAGAGCTGGAAGCGGAGCGGCCTCCCCGACTGGAAGGGTGGGCGCTgggcctccaccagagggcgctggaAATGAGCGGAGGGAGGGTGAACATGAGCCTGCTGGAGCAGGCCATGGCTCTGCAGTCGGAGCAGAGGCAGGTGCTGCACCACGCCTACAGGGAGATGGACCGCTTCCTCCTGGAGCAGATGAGCCACGAGAGACGGAGCCAGCGCGTGATGGACGTGGACAGCGGCAGACTGGCAGGCTACCACGCAGGAAAAG ACTCTCCACGCGGCGACAAGAAAGACATCAAGTGTCCCACTCCGGGCTGCGACGGCGTGGGTCACGTGACAGGCTTGTACCCGCACCACAGGAGTCTGTCGGGATGTCCTCACAAAGTGCGCGTTCCTCCAGAAA TTCTGGCGCTGCACGAGAACGTCCTCAAGTGTCCCACGCCCGGCTGCACCGGCCGAGGCCACGTCAACAGCAACCGCAGCACGCACCGCAG TCTGTCGGGCTGCCCCATCGCCGCTGCCGTCAAAGTCTCCAAGCCTCAGGACGAGAGCCTGAAGTGCCGACAGACGCCGGAGCGCGCGCCCAG AGCCCTGGGCCTGATGAAGAAGTTCGAGCTGAACCAGCTGAGCTACCGACTGGCGCCCCCGGTGGCCGCGCTGCACCCCGGCCTCACCAAAGACATGGACAAGTTCAGCAGGCTGCGCTTTGATCACGCCAGCTTTGATGCGCAGGTCTTCGGGAAGCAGCCTCTGATGGGCGGCGGCTCGGAGCCGGAGT CGCCGCAGCCCTATCCTGGCTTCGCCGCCCCCGGTGGCCGCCTGCCCGCCCCCGGTCACCGCAGCCCCTCCGCTCACTTCAAAAAGGACcacgccgccaccgccgccatCCTCAACCTGTCCACTCGCTACCGGACCAGCACGGAGGCCACTGCCACCAAG GACATGCTCATAGAGGTGGACGAAAACGGCACTCTGGACCTGAGCATGAAGAAACCCAAGGACGGCGTCCGAGTCCAGTCCGAGGAGCCGGCGGTGGCCAAGAGCGGGAGCGCCCTGGTCAGCCCCGCCTTCTACCATCCGCCGTGCGAGAGGGACGGCTGGGAGGGCCCCGTCCCCTTCAGCAAGGCGCTGGCTCTGCAGTACAGCGAG GAGGATTACGAGCAGGCCACTTTGGAGGAGCCCTATCACGGAGACGGTGGCATGATGAGCGCCCGAGCCAGACTGCTTCTACGGGACTCCAAGAAAGAGCTTTTGag CAGCTGTCCGACGCCAGGCTGCGACGGCAGCGGTCATGTGACGGGGAACTACGCCTCGCACCGCAG TGTGTCTGGATGTCCCCTGGCTGACAAAACACTCAAATCGCTGATGGCAGCCAACTCTCAGGAACTAAA GTGCCCAACACCTGGTTGTGATGGATCTGGACATGTGACCGGGAATTACGCTTCTCACAGAAG CCTGTCAGGATGTCCCCGTGCCAGGAAAGGAGGACTGAAGCTCACACCAAACAAGGATGAAAAAGACGAGCAGGAGCTTAA GTGCCCAGTGTTTGGCTGCGACGGACAGGGCCACATATCGGGGAAGTACACGTCCCACCGCAGAGCGGGCAGTTGTCCACTGGCTGCCAAGAGACAGAAGGAGTCGTCCGTCAACGGGCTGCCCTTCGCCTGGAAGGCCAACAAGCAGGAGCTGCCGCACTGTCCTCTGCCGGGCTGCAACGGCCTGGGACACGCCAACAACGTGTTCGCCACCCACCGCAG CTTGTCCGGTTGTCCGCTCAACGCGCAGAGTATCAAGAAGAAGCACTCGGAAGAAGAAATGATGACCATCAAGCTGAAGACCAGCAGCG GCATCGAGGACAAAGAAGACATGCAGCACCTGGACCACGAAATCAAGGAGCTGAACGACTCCAACATGAAAATCGAGTCGGACATGATGCAGCTCCAAACCCAG CAGATCTCCTCGATGGAATGTAACCTGAGGAGCATCGAGGAGGAGAACAAGATGATGGAGCAGCACAACGACAGCCTTCTGAAGGAGCTGGCCCGTCTGAGCCAGGCCCTCATCAACAGCCTCACCGACATCCAGCTGCCTCAAATG GGACCCATCAGTGAGCAGAACTTTGAAGCCTACGTCAACACCTTAACTGACATGTACAACAACTCGGAGCACGAATACTCGCCGGAGTGCAAGGTcctcctggacaacatcaaacAGGCCATCAAGGGCATCCACCTGTAG
- the st18 gene encoding suppression of tumorigenicity 18 protein isoform X1, which yields MEKPDEPREESGEEEEEEEEEEEKPSKEGLAKPLLAVRPSTSAAVLLRRGAALHARLPPPLRSQRVDRAGRRGSGYTLISPPAKMDSDAEEQTLRTGSSQAELTASAAETYSPYGCVAGKRSAQDGVQGAPINKRKSLLMKPRHYSPSAACEEESEDLAPPRDKEEPRNTDTPADGDLGGMDGSCEALLQKWSPSCSPRCHQPEGPAPEDESLQPEADHRSPDRMSGTSSPASPYRDTRDAEWEPVSFSAKVDGSSYCSPSPASDDLSRNAVPGLLHAGALSYKLQHPEEDSEGELEAERPPRLEGWALGLHQRALEMSGGRVNMSLLEQAMALQSEQRQVLHHAYREMDRFLLEQMSHERRSQRVMDVDSGRLAGYHAGKDSPRGDKKDIKCPTPGCDGVGHVTGLYPHHRSLSGCPHKVRVPPEILALHENVLKCPTPGCTGRGHVNSNRSTHRSLSGCPIAAAVKVSKPQDESLKCRQTPERAPRALGLMKKFELNQLSYRLAPPVAALHPGLTKDMDKFSRLRFDHASFDAQVFGKQPLMGGGSEPESPQPYPGFAAPGGRLPAPGHRSPSAHFKKDHAATAAILNLSTRYRTSTEATATKDMLIEVDENGTLDLSMKKPKDGVRVQSEEPAVAKSGSALVSPAFYHPPCERDGWEGPVPFSKALALQYSEEDYEQATLEEPYHGDGGMMSARARLLLRDSKKELLSSCPTPGCDGSGHVTGNYASHRSVSGCPLADKTLKSLMAANSQELKCPTPGCDGSGHVTGNYASHRSLSGCPRARKGGLKLTPNKDEKDEQELKCPVFGCDGQGHISGKYTSHRRAGSCPLAAKRQKESSVNGLPFAWKANKQELPHCPLPGCNGLGHANNVFATHRSLSGCPLNAQSIKKKHSEEEMMTIKLKTSSGIEDKEDMQHLDHEIKELNDSNMKIESDMMQLQTQQISSMECNLRSIEEENKMMEQHNDSLLKELARLSQALINSLTDIQLPQMGPISEQNFEAYVNTLTDMYNNSEHEYSPECKVLLDNIKQAIKGIHL from the exons ATGGAGAAGCCGGATGAGCCGCGCGAGGAGagcggcgaggaggaggaggaggaggaggaggaggaggagaagccgtCCAAGGAAGGCCTCGCGAAGCCGCTCCTCGCCGTCCGCCCTTCCACGTCGGCCGCCGTCCTCCTGCGCCGCG GGGCCGCGCTACATGCTCGCCTCCCGCCGCCTCTCAGGAGCCAACGTGTTGATCGGGCGGGACGACGTGGGTCTGGCTACACGCTGATCAGTCCACCAGCCAAG ATGGATTCGGACGCTGAGGAACAAACCCTGAGGACCGGCAGCAGTCAGGCGG AGCTGACGGCCAGCGCAGCGGAAACATACAG cccATATGGGTGCGTGGCTGGTAAAAGAAGCGCTCAGGACGGGGTGCAGGGTGCCCCCATCAACAAGAGGAAGTCCCTGCTGATGAAGCCCCGCCACTACAGCCCCAGCGCGGCTTGTGAAGAGGAGAGCGAGGACCTGGCACCACCGCGGGACAAAGAGGAGCCGAGGAACACTGACACTCCAGCAG ACGGGGACTTGGGTGGAATGGACGGCAGCTGCGAGGCACTGCTGCAGAAGTGGTCACCAAGCTGCTCGCCCAGGTGCCACCAGCCTGAAGGCCCGGCGCCGGAGGACGAGAGCCTCCAGCCTGAGGCTGACCACCGCAGCCCGGACAGAATGAGCGGCACGTCCTCGCCAGCGAGTCCGTACAGAGACACGAGGGACGCCGAGTGGGAGCCCGTGTCCTTCTCAGCCAAGGTGGACGGCAGCAGCTACTGCAGCCCCTCACCAGCCTCCGACGACCTCTCCAGGAACGCCGTCCCCGGCCTTTTACACGCCGGAGCTCTGAGCTACAAGCTTCAGCATCCCGAAGAAGACAGCGAAGGAGAGCTGGAAGCGGAGCGGCCTCCCCGACTGGAAGGGTGGGCGCTgggcctccaccagagggcgctggaAATGAGCGGAGGGAGGGTGAACATGAGCCTGCTGGAGCAGGCCATGGCTCTGCAGTCGGAGCAGAGGCAGGTGCTGCACCACGCCTACAGGGAGATGGACCGCTTCCTCCTGGAGCAGATGAGCCACGAGAGACGGAGCCAGCGCGTGATGGACGTGGACAGCGGCAGACTGGCAGGCTACCACGCAGGAAAAG ACTCTCCACGCGGCGACAAGAAAGACATCAAGTGTCCCACTCCGGGCTGCGACGGCGTGGGTCACGTGACAGGCTTGTACCCGCACCACAGGAGTCTGTCGGGATGTCCTCACAAAGTGCGCGTTCCTCCAGAAA TTCTGGCGCTGCACGAGAACGTCCTCAAGTGTCCCACGCCCGGCTGCACCGGCCGAGGCCACGTCAACAGCAACCGCAGCACGCACCGCAG TCTGTCGGGCTGCCCCATCGCCGCTGCCGTCAAAGTCTCCAAGCCTCAGGACGAGAGCCTGAAGTGCCGACAGACGCCGGAGCGCGCGCCCAG AGCCCTGGGCCTGATGAAGAAGTTCGAGCTGAACCAGCTGAGCTACCGACTGGCGCCCCCGGTGGCCGCGCTGCACCCCGGCCTCACCAAAGACATGGACAAGTTCAGCAGGCTGCGCTTTGATCACGCCAGCTTTGATGCGCAGGTCTTCGGGAAGCAGCCTCTGATGGGCGGCGGCTCGGAGCCGGAGT CGCCGCAGCCCTATCCTGGCTTCGCCGCCCCCGGTGGCCGCCTGCCCGCCCCCGGTCACCGCAGCCCCTCCGCTCACTTCAAAAAGGACcacgccgccaccgccgccatCCTCAACCTGTCCACTCGCTACCGGACCAGCACGGAGGCCACTGCCACCAAG GACATGCTCATAGAGGTGGACGAAAACGGCACTCTGGACCTGAGCATGAAGAAACCCAAGGACGGCGTCCGAGTCCAGTCCGAGGAGCCGGCGGTGGCCAAGAGCGGGAGCGCCCTGGTCAGCCCCGCCTTCTACCATCCGCCGTGCGAGAGGGACGGCTGGGAGGGCCCCGTCCCCTTCAGCAAGGCGCTGGCTCTGCAGTACAGCGAG GAGGATTACGAGCAGGCCACTTTGGAGGAGCCCTATCACGGAGACGGTGGCATGATGAGCGCCCGAGCCAGACTGCTTCTACGGGACTCCAAGAAAGAGCTTTTGag CAGCTGTCCGACGCCAGGCTGCGACGGCAGCGGTCATGTGACGGGGAACTACGCCTCGCACCGCAG TGTGTCTGGATGTCCCCTGGCTGACAAAACACTCAAATCGCTGATGGCAGCCAACTCTCAGGAACTAAA GTGCCCAACACCTGGTTGTGATGGATCTGGACATGTGACCGGGAATTACGCTTCTCACAGAAG CCTGTCAGGATGTCCCCGTGCCAGGAAAGGAGGACTGAAGCTCACACCAAACAAGGATGAAAAAGACGAGCAGGAGCTTAA GTGCCCAGTGTTTGGCTGCGACGGACAGGGCCACATATCGGGGAAGTACACGTCCCACCGCAGAGCGGGCAGTTGTCCACTGGCTGCCAAGAGACAGAAGGAGTCGTCCGTCAACGGGCTGCCCTTCGCCTGGAAGGCCAACAAGCAGGAGCTGCCGCACTGTCCTCTGCCGGGCTGCAACGGCCTGGGACACGCCAACAACGTGTTCGCCACCCACCGCAG CTTGTCCGGTTGTCCGCTCAACGCGCAGAGTATCAAGAAGAAGCACTCGGAAGAAGAAATGATGACCATCAAGCTGAAGACCAGCAGCG GCATCGAGGACAAAGAAGACATGCAGCACCTGGACCACGAAATCAAGGAGCTGAACGACTCCAACATGAAAATCGAGTCGGACATGATGCAGCTCCAAACCCAG CAGATCTCCTCGATGGAATGTAACCTGAGGAGCATCGAGGAGGAGAACAAGATGATGGAGCAGCACAACGACAGCCTTCTGAAGGAGCTGGCCCGTCTGAGCCAGGCCCTCATCAACAGCCTCACCGACATCCAGCTGCCTCAAATG GGACCCATCAGTGAGCAGAACTTTGAAGCCTACGTCAACACCTTAACTGACATGTACAACAACTCGGAGCACGAATACTCGCCGGAGTGCAAGGTcctcctggacaacatcaaacAGGCCATCAAGGGCATCCACCTGTAG
- the st18 gene encoding suppression of tumorigenicity 18 protein isoform X4: MEKPDEPREESGEEEEEEEEEEEKPSKEGLAKPLLAVRPSTSAAVLLRRGAALHARLPPPLRSQRVDRAGRRGSGYTLISPPAKMDSDAEEQTLRTGSSQAELTASAAETYSPYGCVAGKRSAQDGVQGAPINKRKSLLMKPRHYSPSAACEEESEDLAPPRDKEEPRNTDTPADGDLGGMDGSCEALLQKWSPSCSPRCHQPEGPAPEDESLQPEADHRSPDRMSGTSSPASPYRDTRDAEWEPVSFSAKVDGSSYCSPSPASDDLSRNAVPGLLHAGALSYKLQHPEEDSEGELEAERPPRLEGWALGLHQRALEMSGGRVNMSLLEQAMALQSEQRQVLHHAYREMDRFLLEQMSHERRSQRVMDVDSGRLAGYHAGKDSPRGDKKDIKCPTPGCDGVGHVTGLYPHHRSLSGCPHKVRVPPEILALHENVLKCPTPGCTGRGHVNSNRSTHRSLSGCPIAAAVKVSKPQDESLKCRQTPERAPRALGLMKKFELNQLSYRLAPPVAALHPGLTKDMDKFSRLRFDHASFDAQVFGKQPLMGGGSEPESPQPYPGFAAPGGRLPAPGHRSPSAHFKKDHAATAAILNLSTRYRTSTEATATKDMLIEVDENGTLDLSMKKPKDGVRVQSEEPAVAKSGSALVSPAFYHPPCERDGWEGPVPFSKALALQYSEEDYEQATLEEPYHGDGGMMSARARLLLRDSKKELLSCPTPGCDGSGHVTGNYASHRSVSGCPLADKTLKSLMAANSQELKCPTPGCDGSGHVTGNYASHRSLSGCPRARKGGLKLTPNKDEKDEQELKCPVFGCDGQGHISGKYTSHRRAGSCPLAAKRQKESSVNGLPFAWKANKQELPHCPLPGCNGLGHANNVFATHRSLSGCPLNAQSIKKKHSEEEMMTIKLKTSSGIEDKEDMQHLDHEIKELNDSNMKIESDMMQLQTQISSMECNLRSIEEENKMMEQHNDSLLKELARLSQALINSLTDIQLPQMGPISEQNFEAYVNTLTDMYNNSEHEYSPECKVLLDNIKQAIKGIHL; the protein is encoded by the exons ATGGAGAAGCCGGATGAGCCGCGCGAGGAGagcggcgaggaggaggaggaggaggaggaggaggaggagaagccgtCCAAGGAAGGCCTCGCGAAGCCGCTCCTCGCCGTCCGCCCTTCCACGTCGGCCGCCGTCCTCCTGCGCCGCG GGGCCGCGCTACATGCTCGCCTCCCGCCGCCTCTCAGGAGCCAACGTGTTGATCGGGCGGGACGACGTGGGTCTGGCTACACGCTGATCAGTCCACCAGCCAAG ATGGATTCGGACGCTGAGGAACAAACCCTGAGGACCGGCAGCAGTCAGGCGG AGCTGACGGCCAGCGCAGCGGAAACATACAG cccATATGGGTGCGTGGCTGGTAAAAGAAGCGCTCAGGACGGGGTGCAGGGTGCCCCCATCAACAAGAGGAAGTCCCTGCTGATGAAGCCCCGCCACTACAGCCCCAGCGCGGCTTGTGAAGAGGAGAGCGAGGACCTGGCACCACCGCGGGACAAAGAGGAGCCGAGGAACACTGACACTCCAGCAG ACGGGGACTTGGGTGGAATGGACGGCAGCTGCGAGGCACTGCTGCAGAAGTGGTCACCAAGCTGCTCGCCCAGGTGCCACCAGCCTGAAGGCCCGGCGCCGGAGGACGAGAGCCTCCAGCCTGAGGCTGACCACCGCAGCCCGGACAGAATGAGCGGCACGTCCTCGCCAGCGAGTCCGTACAGAGACACGAGGGACGCCGAGTGGGAGCCCGTGTCCTTCTCAGCCAAGGTGGACGGCAGCAGCTACTGCAGCCCCTCACCAGCCTCCGACGACCTCTCCAGGAACGCCGTCCCCGGCCTTTTACACGCCGGAGCTCTGAGCTACAAGCTTCAGCATCCCGAAGAAGACAGCGAAGGAGAGCTGGAAGCGGAGCGGCCTCCCCGACTGGAAGGGTGGGCGCTgggcctccaccagagggcgctggaAATGAGCGGAGGGAGGGTGAACATGAGCCTGCTGGAGCAGGCCATGGCTCTGCAGTCGGAGCAGAGGCAGGTGCTGCACCACGCCTACAGGGAGATGGACCGCTTCCTCCTGGAGCAGATGAGCCACGAGAGACGGAGCCAGCGCGTGATGGACGTGGACAGCGGCAGACTGGCAGGCTACCACGCAGGAAAAG ACTCTCCACGCGGCGACAAGAAAGACATCAAGTGTCCCACTCCGGGCTGCGACGGCGTGGGTCACGTGACAGGCTTGTACCCGCACCACAGGAGTCTGTCGGGATGTCCTCACAAAGTGCGCGTTCCTCCAGAAA TTCTGGCGCTGCACGAGAACGTCCTCAAGTGTCCCACGCCCGGCTGCACCGGCCGAGGCCACGTCAACAGCAACCGCAGCACGCACCGCAG TCTGTCGGGCTGCCCCATCGCCGCTGCCGTCAAAGTCTCCAAGCCTCAGGACGAGAGCCTGAAGTGCCGACAGACGCCGGAGCGCGCGCCCAG AGCCCTGGGCCTGATGAAGAAGTTCGAGCTGAACCAGCTGAGCTACCGACTGGCGCCCCCGGTGGCCGCGCTGCACCCCGGCCTCACCAAAGACATGGACAAGTTCAGCAGGCTGCGCTTTGATCACGCCAGCTTTGATGCGCAGGTCTTCGGGAAGCAGCCTCTGATGGGCGGCGGCTCGGAGCCGGAGT CGCCGCAGCCCTATCCTGGCTTCGCCGCCCCCGGTGGCCGCCTGCCCGCCCCCGGTCACCGCAGCCCCTCCGCTCACTTCAAAAAGGACcacgccgccaccgccgccatCCTCAACCTGTCCACTCGCTACCGGACCAGCACGGAGGCCACTGCCACCAAG GACATGCTCATAGAGGTGGACGAAAACGGCACTCTGGACCTGAGCATGAAGAAACCCAAGGACGGCGTCCGAGTCCAGTCCGAGGAGCCGGCGGTGGCCAAGAGCGGGAGCGCCCTGGTCAGCCCCGCCTTCTACCATCCGCCGTGCGAGAGGGACGGCTGGGAGGGCCCCGTCCCCTTCAGCAAGGCGCTGGCTCTGCAGTACAGCGAG GAGGATTACGAGCAGGCCACTTTGGAGGAGCCCTATCACGGAGACGGTGGCATGATGAGCGCCCGAGCCAGACTGCTTCTACGGGACTCCAAGAAAGAGCTTTTGag CTGTCCGACGCCAGGCTGCGACGGCAGCGGTCATGTGACGGGGAACTACGCCTCGCACCGCAG TGTGTCTGGATGTCCCCTGGCTGACAAAACACTCAAATCGCTGATGGCAGCCAACTCTCAGGAACTAAA GTGCCCAACACCTGGTTGTGATGGATCTGGACATGTGACCGGGAATTACGCTTCTCACAGAAG CCTGTCAGGATGTCCCCGTGCCAGGAAAGGAGGACTGAAGCTCACACCAAACAAGGATGAAAAAGACGAGCAGGAGCTTAA GTGCCCAGTGTTTGGCTGCGACGGACAGGGCCACATATCGGGGAAGTACACGTCCCACCGCAGAGCGGGCAGTTGTCCACTGGCTGCCAAGAGACAGAAGGAGTCGTCCGTCAACGGGCTGCCCTTCGCCTGGAAGGCCAACAAGCAGGAGCTGCCGCACTGTCCTCTGCCGGGCTGCAACGGCCTGGGACACGCCAACAACGTGTTCGCCACCCACCGCAG CTTGTCCGGTTGTCCGCTCAACGCGCAGAGTATCAAGAAGAAGCACTCGGAAGAAGAAATGATGACCATCAAGCTGAAGACCAGCAGCG GCATCGAGGACAAAGAAGACATGCAGCACCTGGACCACGAAATCAAGGAGCTGAACGACTCCAACATGAAAATCGAGTCGGACATGATGCAGCTCCAAACCCAG ATCTCCTCGATGGAATGTAACCTGAGGAGCATCGAGGAGGAGAACAAGATGATGGAGCAGCACAACGACAGCCTTCTGAAGGAGCTGGCCCGTCTGAGCCAGGCCCTCATCAACAGCCTCACCGACATCCAGCTGCCTCAAATG GGACCCATCAGTGAGCAGAACTTTGAAGCCTACGTCAACACCTTAACTGACATGTACAACAACTCGGAGCACGAATACTCGCCGGAGTGCAAGGTcctcctggacaacatcaaacAGGCCATCAAGGGCATCCACCTGTAG